A stretch of the Flavobacterium aquiphilum genome encodes the following:
- a CDS encoding M61 family metallopeptidase: protein MMKKLEFRCSFFACLLAFLFFGVSKAETVSVKPIKLNYTVSMEAPELHYLDIRLECEGLRDTQTSFMLPVWSPGYYMILDTPRHIVDFDVMDSSGNKLFWHKKSKNNWVVDNGKQRKIIITYRFFANRKSVAESYIDSEKAFIMPNNVFMHIENQINNPVQVTFEPYKKWTKISTGLNRVKEGTNTFSANNFDTLYDSPVYLGNQLTIDFKHEGKSYSLGIATPEGLNQGKFIADLKKIMSATTAIMKKVPYDHYSYIMMEAGGGGLEHWNSQAIFTNGTFDFKSIEAYTDFLNFVTHEYFHLYNVKAIRPIELGPFDYNKENYTSMLWVSEGFTVYYEYIIMMRAGLLESKEAYKYITESIKRYENIDGSRHMSLSRSSFDIWLNFFNNEGNAKQTTISYYNKGPVIALLLDLEIRNNTHNKKSLDDVMRFLYNEFYEKKGRGFTEAEFWQVSEQTAGKPLDEIKTYVNTVKAVDYQKYLKYAGLQIDLSPMKSVTENDTLIERSFEIKELSETSPLQMEIRKSIFK from the coding sequence ATGATGAAGAAATTAGAATTTAGATGTAGTTTTTTTGCATGTCTGCTGGCATTTTTATTCTTCGGTGTAAGTAAGGCGGAGACAGTTTCAGTAAAGCCAATTAAATTGAATTATACTGTTTCAATGGAAGCTCCAGAGTTACATTATCTGGATATTCGTTTGGAATGCGAAGGACTGAGAGATACTCAAACCAGTTTTATGCTTCCAGTTTGGTCGCCGGGTTATTACATGATTTTGGACACGCCAAGACATATCGTAGACTTTGATGTAATGGATAGCAGCGGAAATAAATTATTTTGGCATAAAAAATCCAAAAACAACTGGGTTGTCGATAACGGTAAGCAAAGAAAGATTATAATCACGTATCGTTTTTTTGCCAATCGAAAATCGGTTGCAGAATCTTATATTGATAGTGAAAAAGCTTTCATCATGCCTAACAATGTTTTCATGCACATCGAAAATCAGATTAATAATCCTGTGCAGGTAACTTTTGAGCCGTATAAAAAATGGACTAAAATTTCAACTGGATTGAACAGGGTAAAAGAAGGAACAAACACTTTTTCAGCCAATAATTTTGACACATTGTATGACAGTCCGGTTTATCTGGGCAATCAGTTGACTATTGATTTTAAACATGAAGGAAAGTCATATTCTTTGGGAATTGCCACTCCCGAAGGACTCAATCAAGGGAAATTTATTGCAGACCTCAAAAAGATCATGAGTGCTACAACGGCTATTATGAAAAAAGTGCCTTATGACCATTATAGTTACATCATGATGGAAGCCGGTGGCGGAGGTCTGGAACATTGGAATTCCCAAGCCATATTTACCAATGGCACTTTTGATTTTAAATCAATTGAAGCGTATACGGATTTTTTGAATTTTGTAACCCATGAATATTTTCATCTTTACAATGTAAAAGCAATCCGCCCGATAGAATTAGGACCATTTGATTATAACAAAGAAAATTACACGTCGATGTTATGGGTTTCTGAAGGTTTTACTGTTTATTATGAATACATCATCATGATGAGAGCCGGCCTGCTTGAAAGCAAAGAGGCCTATAAATACATCACTGAATCCATAAAGAGGTATGAAAATATTGACGGAAGCAGGCATATGTCTTTGTCCCGCTCCAGCTTTGATATCTGGCTCAATTTTTTCAATAATGAAGGCAATGCTAAGCAGACAACCATATCGTATTACAACAAAGGACCGGTAATTGCGCTTTTATTGGATTTGGAAATCAGAAATAATACCCATAACAAAAAATCTTTGGATGATGTAATGCGTTTTTTGTACAACGAATTTTATGAAAAAAAGGGAAGGGGTTTTACTGAAGCTGAATTTTGGCAGGTTTCTGAACAGACTGCCGGAAAACCTCTGGACGAAATAAAAACGTATGTAAATACCGTAAAGGCAGTTGATTATCAGAAATATTTAAAGTATGCAGGACTTCAGATAGATTTAAGTCCGATGAAATCTGTCACTGAAAATGATACTTTGATTGAAAGAAGTTTTGAAATAAAAGAATTATCAGAAACTTCGCCATTGCAGATGGAAATCAGAAAGTCAATTTTTAAATAA
- a CDS encoding AraC family transcriptional regulator has product MKILPFKIPKTEREALIYQEDIEHVFYNHLHQHEEIQISYIVKGCGTLIVGDSINDYKEKDILVIGENIPHVFRSDTETSSESIMYTLFFTKTSFGKDFFSLNDLSSVDEFFKDSEHGIKILSNQNKIIHHFDKLKKQNKIQRIATFLKIINIIINSKKTPLSSFIYKKKYTDDEGRRMSAVFEYAIESFHQNITLEEAAEKANMSKNAFCRYFKKRTNKTFFQFLIEIRIENACKLLHNKKDLSIASISELCGFQDIANFNRKFKELKGISPSQYRGQF; this is encoded by the coding sequence TTGAAAATTCTACCTTTTAAAATACCAAAAACAGAAAGAGAAGCACTTATTTATCAAGAGGATATTGAACATGTTTTTTACAACCACCTTCACCAGCACGAAGAAATACAAATCAGTTATATCGTAAAGGGATGCGGTACCTTGATCGTCGGAGATTCGATAAACGATTATAAAGAAAAAGATATTTTAGTGATTGGTGAGAACATACCTCATGTTTTTAGAAGTGATACCGAAACCTCTTCGGAATCGATAATGTATACGTTGTTTTTCACAAAGACTTCTTTCGGGAAAGACTTTTTCAGTCTTAATGACTTGAGCAGCGTTGATGAGTTTTTTAAAGATTCAGAGCATGGAATTAAAATTTTGTCCAATCAAAACAAAATTATCCATCATTTTGATAAATTAAAAAAGCAAAATAAAATTCAGCGTATTGCTACCTTTTTAAAAATCATCAACATCATTATTAACTCAAAAAAAACGCCTCTTTCTTCATTCATCTATAAAAAGAAATATACTGACGATGAAGGAAGGCGCATGAGTGCTGTTTTTGAATATGCCATAGAGTCTTTCCATCAAAATATCACTTTAGAAGAAGCGGCAGAAAAAGCCAATATGAGTAAGAATGCTTTTTGCAGGTACTTTAAAAAGCGTACCAACAAAACATTTTTTCAGTTTTTGATTGAAATCAGAATTGAAAATGCATGTAAGCTGCTACATAATAAAAAAGATCTTTCGATTGCCTCCATATCGGAACTCTGCGGATTTCAGGATATTGCTAATTTCAACAGAAAATTTAAAGAATTAAAAGGGATTTCGCCTTCGCAATATCGCGGGCAGTTTTAA
- a CDS encoding dihydrodipicolinate synthase family protein, which yields MEIKWEGVMPAVTTKFTEEGQLDLLMFEKNIKAQIDAGVSGIILGGTLGEASTLTKEEKEVLINVSLKIAEGKIPVIVNIAEQATSEAVALAKRAEELGVNGLMLLPPMRYKATDHETVVYFKEIAQSTSLPIMIYNNPIDYKIEVTLEMFDELVKLENIQAVKESTRDISNVTRIKNRFGDRLKVLCGVDTLALESLVTGGDGWVAGLVVAYPAETVAIYKLVKAGRIDEAVAIYRWFMPLLELDISPQLVQNIKLAEVATGLGTENVRLPRLPLQGVERERVLSIIDVAMKSRPILPDYKNI from the coding sequence ATGGAAATAAAATGGGAAGGCGTAATGCCAGCTGTAACGACAAAGTTTACAGAAGAGGGTCAATTGGATCTTCTAATGTTCGAAAAGAATATCAAGGCACAAATCGATGCCGGTGTTAGTGGAATTATACTCGGAGGAACACTCGGAGAGGCAAGTACATTAACCAAAGAGGAAAAGGAAGTTTTAATCAATGTCTCTTTGAAAATAGCGGAAGGAAAGATTCCCGTTATCGTAAATATTGCCGAACAGGCAACAAGTGAGGCCGTTGCTTTAGCGAAACGTGCTGAGGAATTAGGTGTCAATGGATTGATGCTGTTGCCTCCAATGAGGTATAAAGCAACGGATCATGAAACAGTAGTTTATTTCAAAGAAATTGCCCAAAGTACCTCACTGCCGATTATGATTTATAATAATCCAATAGATTATAAAATCGAGGTTACTTTAGAGATGTTTGATGAGTTGGTAAAACTTGAAAATATTCAGGCAGTGAAAGAATCAACAAGAGATATCAGTAATGTAACACGTATCAAAAACCGTTTTGGAGACCGATTGAAAGTGCTTTGCGGGGTAGATACCCTGGCCCTTGAAAGTTTGGTTACCGGAGGAGACGGTTGGGTAGCAGGTCTGGTCGTAGCATATCCAGCTGAAACGGTAGCTATTTATAAATTGGTCAAAGCCGGAAGAATAGATGAAGCTGTAGCCATTTACAGATGGTTTATGCCCCTGCTAGAATTGGATATTTCACCACAGCTTGTGCAAAATATTAAATTGGCAGAAGTAGCTACAGGTCTTGGGACTGAAAATGTACGTCTGCCAAGACTACCGTTGCAGGGAGTTGAAAGGGAGCGCGTTTTGTCCATTATTGATGTTGCAATGAAAAGCAGACCTATTTTGCCTGACTATAAAAATATATAA
- a CDS encoding aldehyde dehydrogenase (NADP(+)), whose amino-acid sequence MITGKNYIGDMLSAKGDATYKTINPELNLENETVFYEATEDEISQAAALAEMAFQSYRAIEDNKRAHFLEAIAEEIEALGEELLSTYVQESGLPMGRANGERARTTGQLRAFAAMLREGSWVEAIINKTEGKPDIRRMQIPIGPVVVFGASNFPLAFSTAGGDTASALAAGCPVIVKSHPLHAGTGELVASAVIKAAKRTGMPNGVFSNINSSGTVVGKILVEHPLVKAVGFTGSIKAGTALYKIAANRVVPIPVYAEMGSINPVLVLPSALKTDTEKWAKNYAASITAGTGQFCTNPGLILGIKSKELESFIAILALEIDKLEPACMLNPAIKRQYENLKSEVLGQEGYTQQTHLDKETKPNYALQNIISVDGGTFLKNKTFHKEVFGPFSVVVKCDDVNQLNEIMHDLEGQLTGTIINSDLKELDEFREVIENLKNKVGRLVFNNVPTGVEVCSGMTHGGPFPASSDSKFTSVGLTAVKRWVRPVTYQDWPDALLPTALQDKNLLNITRTINDILTKNPI is encoded by the coding sequence ATGATAACAGGGAAAAATTACATTGGAGATATGCTTTCCGCCAAAGGAGATGCGACTTATAAAACAATCAATCCAGAATTGAATCTGGAGAATGAAACTGTTTTTTATGAAGCTACTGAAGACGAAATTTCTCAGGCAGCTGCATTGGCAGAAATGGCTTTTCAGAGCTATAGGGCGATTGAAGATAACAAGAGGGCGCATTTTTTAGAAGCCATCGCCGAGGAAATTGAAGCTTTGGGAGAGGAATTGTTGTCAACATATGTTCAGGAATCAGGCCTCCCGATGGGAAGAGCCAATGGTGAACGTGCTAGGACAACAGGACAATTGCGCGCCTTTGCAGCCATGCTCAGAGAAGGTTCTTGGGTGGAAGCAATTATCAATAAAACAGAAGGCAAACCAGACATTAGGAGAATGCAGATTCCAATTGGGCCTGTTGTAGTTTTTGGAGCCAGTAATTTCCCCCTTGCTTTCTCCACTGCCGGAGGTGATACGGCAAGTGCTTTGGCAGCTGGCTGTCCTGTTATCGTAAAATCGCATCCGCTTCATGCAGGAACGGGAGAGCTGGTCGCTTCGGCAGTCATTAAAGCAGCTAAAAGAACAGGAATGCCAAACGGAGTTTTTTCGAATATCAATAGTAGTGGCACTGTTGTTGGAAAAATACTGGTAGAACATCCTTTGGTAAAAGCGGTAGGTTTTACCGGTAGTATTAAGGCAGGAACGGCATTATATAAAATTGCGGCAAACAGGGTTGTTCCTATTCCTGTTTATGCTGAGATGGGAAGTATAAATCCGGTATTGGTGCTGCCATCTGCCTTAAAAACCGATACTGAAAAATGGGCAAAAAATTATGCGGCATCTATTACTGCAGGTACAGGTCAGTTTTGCACCAATCCGGGCCTTATTTTAGGGATAAAGAGCAAAGAATTAGAAAGTTTTATTGCTATTTTAGCTTTAGAGATTGATAAACTTGAACCAGCCTGTATGTTAAACCCTGCCATTAAGAGACAATATGAAAATTTAAAATCAGAAGTTCTTGGACAAGAAGGGTATACGCAGCAGACTCATTTGGATAAAGAGACAAAACCAAATTATGCACTGCAGAATATAATATCGGTTGATGGCGGTACTTTTTTAAAAAACAAAACATTTCATAAAGAAGTTTTCGGACCTTTTTCAGTTGTTGTAAAATGTGATGATGTGAATCAGCTGAATGAAATTATGCATGATTTGGAAGGACAGCTGACAGGAACGATAATAAATTCTGATTTAAAAGAATTGGATGAATTCAGGGAAGTAATCGAAAACCTTAAAAATAAAGTAGGAAGGTTAGTTTTTAATAATGTTCCTACGGGAGTTGAGGTTTGTTCCGGAATGACACACGGAGGACCATTTCCTGCGAGTTCAGACAGTAAATTTACGTCAGTGGGATTAACTGCTGTAAAAAGATGGGTTCGCCCGGTAACTTATCAAGATTGGCCGGATGCATTGCTGCCAACAGCTCTGCAGGATAAAAATCTGCTGAATATCACTAGAACCATAAATGATATACTAACAAAGAATCCAATATAA
- a CDS encoding 4-hydroxyproline epimerase produces MPRKTFFCVDAHTCGNPVRVVAGGGPNLVGNNMSEKRQHFLKEYDWIRKGLMFEPRGHDMMSGSILYPPSDPENDFGILFIETSGCLPMCGHGTIGTITIAVEEGLITPKIPGKIKMEAPAGLVQIEYQQTGKKVDWVRLTNVKSYLAAEGLTVDCPELGEIVFDVAYGGNYYAIVDPQKNFSGIQDFTAGKIVQYSQEVRKRINEKYPNLFIHPENDTIRDVSHMLWTGDPIDPASSGRNAVFYGDKAIDRSPCGTGTSARIAQLHAKGKLKKGEDYVHESFIGSKFIGRVEEETSIGDISAIVPSIQGWAKVYGYNTIIIDEDDDPYAFGFQVI; encoded by the coding sequence ATGCCAAGAAAAACATTTTTTTGTGTAGATGCGCATACTTGCGGTAATCCAGTAAGAGTAGTTGCCGGCGGAGGCCCAAATCTTGTTGGAAACAACATGAGCGAAAAAAGGCAACACTTTTTAAAAGAATACGATTGGATCCGTAAAGGATTGATGTTTGAACCCAGAGGTCATGACATGATGAGCGGCAGTATTCTGTATCCGCCCAGTGATCCGGAAAATGATTTTGGAATTTTATTTATCGAGACTTCAGGCTGTCTGCCCATGTGTGGCCACGGAACCATCGGAACAATAACCATTGCCGTCGAAGAAGGATTGATTACACCAAAAATTCCAGGAAAAATAAAGATGGAAGCTCCTGCCGGTCTGGTTCAGATTGAATACCAGCAAACCGGGAAAAAGGTAGATTGGGTACGTTTGACAAATGTAAAATCCTATTTGGCAGCCGAAGGTCTTACGGTTGATTGTCCGGAATTGGGTGAGATTGTCTTTGATGTGGCTTATGGTGGAAATTATTACGCCATTGTGGATCCGCAAAAGAATTTTTCAGGCATTCAGGATTTTACGGCTGGAAAAATTGTGCAGTACAGTCAGGAAGTGAGAAAACGGATCAATGAAAAATATCCAAATCTTTTTATTCATCCGGAAAATGACACGATTCGTGACGTAAGCCATATGCTGTGGACAGGAGACCCGATAGACCCTGCGTCATCTGGCAGAAATGCTGTTTTTTATGGAGATAAAGCCATAGATCGTTCTCCTTGCGGTACAGGAACTTCGGCTAGAATAGCACAACTTCATGCTAAAGGAAAATTGAAAAAGGGAGAAGATTATGTTCATGAAAGTTTTATCGGAAGCAAATTTATCGGAAGGGTTGAAGAAGAAACATCCATAGGAGATATTAGTGCTATTGTACCAAGCATTCAAGGCTGGGCAAAAGTATATGGTTACAATACGATTATTATCGATGAAGATGATGATCCGTATGCTTTTGGTTTTCAGGTAATTTAA
- a CDS encoding NAD(P)/FAD-dependent oxidoreductase has product MKKVSIIGGGIIGLCSAYYLAKEGFEVAVFDKSDMTDGCSYGNAGMIVPSHIIPLAQPGMIAQGIKWMFDSQSPFYVKPRLNLDLMKWGLQFYKHANLQHVEKAMPALCDLSLLSKELYQDLAKENHSFFYEEKGLLMLYKTDKTAEDMHHEGKLAQALGLKVDFLSKEEVSKLENGTVTSVIGGVHYKSDAHIYPQKFMQFIKEELYRLDVKIHLQTTVVDFVLKNDTITEIVTDNGPFAVDEVVLASGSWSPEIAKKLNVNISILPGKGYSFTLNDQSHKPSIPSILCEGKVAVTPMNNDIRFGGTMEITHTNDIKINQNRVQGIVNSINDFYPDLKIEMPKAEETWFGFRPCTPSGMPIIARDKKLKNLTLVTGHAMMGLSLAPGTGKIVSEIISGKRTSVGTEMFQL; this is encoded by the coding sequence ATGAAAAAAGTAAGTATAATAGGCGGAGGAATAATAGGCTTGTGTTCAGCTTATTATTTAGCCAAAGAGGGGTTTGAAGTAGCTGTTTTTGATAAATCTGATATGACAGACGGCTGTTCTTACGGGAATGCGGGAATGATTGTGCCATCCCATATAATTCCGCTTGCGCAGCCAGGAATGATTGCCCAAGGGATAAAATGGATGTTTGACAGTCAAAGTCCTTTCTATGTGAAACCCAGATTAAATCTGGATTTGATGAAATGGGGATTACAGTTTTATAAACATGCCAATTTACAGCATGTTGAGAAAGCAATGCCGGCACTTTGTGATCTATCGCTTTTGAGCAAAGAATTGTATCAGGATTTGGCCAAAGAGAACCATTCTTTTTTTTATGAGGAAAAAGGACTTTTAATGCTTTATAAAACTGATAAAACTGCTGAAGACATGCATCACGAAGGAAAATTGGCTCAAGCATTAGGGCTGAAAGTTGATTTTCTTTCGAAAGAGGAGGTTTCAAAATTAGAAAATGGAACAGTAACAAGTGTGATTGGAGGTGTTCATTATAAAAGTGATGCACATATTTATCCGCAAAAATTCATGCAGTTTATAAAAGAGGAATTATACAGGCTGGATGTGAAGATTCATCTTCAGACAACCGTGGTTGATTTTGTTTTAAAGAATGACACAATTACTGAAATTGTAACTGACAATGGTCCTTTTGCAGTAGATGAGGTTGTTTTGGCATCAGGTTCATGGAGTCCTGAAATTGCTAAAAAACTGAATGTCAATATTTCAATTTTGCCGGGAAAAGGATATAGTTTTACTCTAAATGATCAAAGTCACAAACCTTCAATTCCATCAATTTTATGTGAAGGAAAAGTTGCCGTAACACCTATGAATAATGATATTCGGTTTGGGGGAACAATGGAAATTACCCATACTAATGATATCAAAATTAACCAGAATAGAGTACAGGGAATCGTAAATTCAATTAATGATTTTTATCCTGATTTAAAAATTGAAATGCCCAAGGCGGAAGAAACTTGGTTTGGATTCAGACCCTGCACTCCTTCGGGTATGCCGATAATTGCCAGGGACAAAAAACTTAAGAATCTAACATTGGTAACAGGACATGCTATGATGGGGCTAAGTCTGGCTCCAGGAACCGGAAAAATAGTCTCGGAAATTATTTCTGGAAAACGAACGTCTGTTGGCACTGAAATGTTTCAACTATAA
- a CDS encoding APC family permease, producing MTKDNQKEFKKELGLLDGTMLVVGSMIGSGIFIVSADIARQVGSTGWLILIWLISGIITMIAAVSYGELSAMFPNAGGQYVYLKEAYNKLVAFLYGWSFFAVIQTGTIAAVGVAFSKFTAYLIPIVSDENILLEVGSFKVNTAQIVSIIIIVFLTYLNTHGVKKSKTLQTILTLIKILSISGLIIFGFTLAAKASVWEANWTNAWKPHSFNSEKGTWFPIGTTALLSGISAAMVGTLFSSDSWTGVTFIAGEIKNPKRNVGLSMFLGTFIVTIIYVLTNLMYVAVIPLSEIAGAKSDRVAVVASQYIFWGVGTYIIALMIMISTFACNNGLIMAGARVYYTMANDGLFFKKAAKLNEASVPEWALWVQCLWASVLCLTGKYGDLLDFVIIIVLIFYILTIYGIIILRKKQPDLARPYKAIGYPFLPWIYILIASAVSISLLFTKMTTCGWGVMIMLIGIPIYYLIKEEETKPFFPLQ from the coding sequence ATGACAAAAGACAATCAAAAAGAATTTAAGAAAGAACTAGGACTTCTCGATGGAACCATGCTTGTAGTGGGATCCATGATTGGTTCAGGCATATTTATCGTGAGTGCCGATATTGCAAGGCAGGTAGGTTCTACAGGCTGGCTGATTTTAATCTGGCTGATTTCCGGAATAATTACCATGATTGCGGCAGTAAGCTATGGCGAATTAAGCGCTATGTTTCCCAATGCAGGCGGACAATATGTTTATTTAAAAGAAGCCTATAATAAGCTAGTGGCCTTTTTGTATGGCTGGAGTTTTTTTGCAGTGATCCAAACCGGAACCATTGCGGCTGTGGGGGTGGCCTTTTCCAAATTTACGGCCTATTTAATCCCAATTGTCAGCGACGAAAATATTTTGTTAGAAGTAGGAAGTTTTAAAGTTAATACGGCACAAATAGTTTCTATAATAATAATCGTTTTCCTTACTTATTTGAATACCCATGGGGTAAAAAAAAGTAAAACTTTGCAAACTATTTTGACCCTTATCAAAATCCTGTCCATTTCAGGATTGATTATCTTCGGATTTACTTTAGCGGCTAAAGCATCCGTTTGGGAAGCGAATTGGACCAATGCATGGAAACCGCATTCTTTTAATAGCGAAAAGGGAACCTGGTTTCCTATAGGCACAACAGCTTTACTCTCGGGAATTTCAGCAGCTATGGTTGGCACCTTGTTTTCCAGTGATTCCTGGACCGGAGTAACTTTCATTGCAGGAGAAATTAAAAATCCCAAGCGCAATGTAGGTTTGAGCATGTTTTTGGGAACTTTTATCGTTACCATAATTTATGTGCTGACCAATTTAATGTATGTGGCGGTAATTCCGCTTAGTGAAATTGCCGGGGCAAAATCGGATAGGGTAGCGGTTGTGGCATCTCAGTATATTTTCTGGGGCGTTGGAACCTATATCATCGCCCTGATGATTATGATTTCGACTTTTGCCTGTAACAACGGACTAATTATGGCAGGGGCAAGGGTTTATTATACAATGGCAAATGATGGCCTTTTTTTTAAAAAAGCAGCTAAACTTAATGAAGCCAGTGTTCCCGAATGGGCCCTTTGGGTACAGTGTTTATGGGCGTCTGTGTTATGCCTTACAGGTAAATATGGAGATTTATTGGACTTTGTAATTATCATAGTCCTTATTTTTTACATCCTGACTATTTACGGGATTATCATTCTGCGTAAAAAACAGCCGGATCTTGCACGCCCTTATAAAGCAATAGGTTATCCTTTTTTACCATGGATCTATATCCTAATTGCTTCCGCTGTTTCAATTTCCCTATTGTTTACAAAAATGACGACCTGCGGATGGGGGGTTATGATTATGTTGATTGGGATTCCAATTTATTATTTGATAAAAGAAGAAGAGACAAAACCCTTTTTTCCTTTGCAATAG
- a CDS encoding S9 family peptidase, giving the protein MGRTSKKISVILTLSWCLTVLSQGTLKEYKRANAVDSLFKNKVFNTPKEFHWMENGSLWYINNNVKGKEFIWADSKEQKQFPAFDHNQLAVSLSKSLGREVSLKDLPIENLEFGKNRETLLFTTDTVKFSCDLNTYQLSRIKGGYKKTLKKDEYWGDNFNELGNKPVGSPDSLNIAFIKNYNLYVRNKKTNAEIQLSYDGSKGFYYSSYMQWSPDSRKIMAYKVRPGEEHKIYFVESSPKDQLQPKLQTRDYLKPGDQLPFKSPQVFELASKKQISVATDLFQQQYDISGIEWYDDNSGFTFEYNQRGHQVYRVLEVNAATGKVKVIIEETSPTFVEYSGKRYRYNVKKSNEIIWASERDGWNHLYLYDAVTGKVKNQITKGNWPVREIIKVDEEKRQIYFAASGLDGSQDPYLLHFCRIDFDGKNFVRFTSENGNHKVIFSPDYKYYVDQYSRVDFPAVTLLKSTDSQKTVLEMQQADISALKQTGWIAPEVFTAKGRDAKTDIWGIIVRPTTFDPNRKYPIIEYIYAGPQDSFVPKNFQPYYWAMSSLAELGFIVVQIDGMGTSNRSKAFQDVCWKNLKDGGFPDRKLWMKAAAAKYPYINIDKVGIHGTSAGGQNAAAALVFNSDFYDVAVSSCGCHDNRMDKMWWNEQWMGYPIGPEYEACSNTANAAQLKGNLMLIVGELDDNVDPASTMQFANALIKANKNFELVTVPGMGHSAGGDFGERKRRDYFVQHLLGVTPPSWDEIYKK; this is encoded by the coding sequence ATGGGAAGAACTAGTAAAAAAATAAGTGTAATTTTAACACTTTCGTGGTGTTTAACTGTACTCAGTCAAGGAACACTGAAAGAATATAAACGTGCAAATGCGGTAGATTCTTTATTCAAAAATAAGGTGTTTAATACTCCCAAAGAATTTCATTGGATGGAAAACGGCAGCCTATGGTACATTAACAACAATGTAAAAGGGAAAGAGTTTATCTGGGCTGATTCAAAAGAGCAAAAACAATTTCCGGCTTTTGACCATAATCAATTGGCAGTTTCTTTATCAAAAAGTTTAGGCAGAGAAGTCAGTCTGAAAGATCTTCCCATCGAGAATTTGGAATTTGGCAAAAACCGGGAAACACTGCTTTTTACCACAGACACTGTAAAATTTTCGTGTGATTTGAATACGTACCAGTTGAGCAGAATAAAGGGGGGATATAAAAAAACTTTAAAAAAGGATGAATACTGGGGAGATAATTTTAATGAATTAGGAAATAAGCCGGTAGGTTCCCCGGATTCGCTGAATATTGCTTTTATAAAAAATTATAATCTGTATGTCAGAAACAAAAAAACAAATGCAGAAATTCAGCTGAGTTATGACGGGTCGAAAGGGTTTTATTATTCCTCATACATGCAGTGGTCACCGGACAGCCGTAAAATAATGGCTTATAAAGTAAGACCTGGTGAAGAACATAAAATCTATTTTGTAGAATCGAGTCCAAAAGATCAGTTGCAGCCAAAACTGCAGACCCGTGATTATTTAAAACCGGGTGATCAATTACCTTTTAAAAGTCCTCAGGTATTTGAACTGGCTTCAAAAAAACAAATTAGTGTTGCCACTGATTTGTTTCAGCAGCAATATGATATTTCAGGAATCGAATGGTATGATGACAACAGCGGTTTTACTTTTGAATACAATCAGCGCGGGCATCAGGTTTATCGTGTTCTGGAAGTAAACGCTGCAACCGGAAAAGTAAAGGTAATTATAGAAGAAACCAGTCCTACTTTTGTGGAATACAGCGGAAAAAGATACCGATATAACGTCAAAAAAAGCAATGAAATTATCTGGGCTTCAGAACGTGACGGATGGAATCACCTGTATCTGTACGACGCTGTTACCGGAAAGGTGAAAAATCAGATTACAAAGGGGAATTGGCCCGTTAGGGAAATCATTAAAGTAGATGAAGAAAAGAGACAAATCTATTTTGCCGCCAGTGGATTGGATGGTAGTCAGGATCCCTACTTACTGCATTTCTGTCGAATTGATTTTGACGGAAAAAACTTTGTAAGATTTACTTCAGAAAATGGAAATCATAAAGTCATATTTTCACCTGATTATAAATATTATGTAGATCAGTATTCCAGAGTTGATTTTCCTGCTGTGACTCTTTTAAAAAGTACTGATTCTCAAAAGACAGTTTTAGAAATGCAGCAGGCAGATATTTCTGCATTGAAGCAGACCGGGTGGATCGCTCCGGAAGTTTTTACGGCCAAAGGGAGGGATGCTAAAACAGATATTTGGGGAATTATAGTGCGGCCCACTACATTTGACCCAAACCGCAAATATCCAATTATCGAATATATCTATGCAGGTCCACAGGATTCATTTGTTCCAAAGAATTTTCAGCCTTATTATTGGGCAATGTCATCTTTGGCAGAATTGGGATTTATTGTAGTTCAGATCGACGGAATGGGGACTTCAAACCGTTCCAAAGCTTTTCAGGATGTCTGCTGGAAAAATTTAAAAGACGGCGGTTTCCCTGATAGAAAACTTTGGATGAAAGCAGCGGCGGCCAAATATCCTTATATCAATATTGACAAAGTCGGCATTCACGGAACATCGGCAGGAGGGCAGAATGCAGCTGCCGCTTTGGTTTTTAACTCTGATTTTTATGATGTTGCTGTATCATCCTGCGGCTGTCATGATAACAGAATGGATAAAATGTGGTGGAATGAACAATGGATGGGATATCCGATAGGACCAGAGTATGAAGCTTGCTCAAATACTGCCAACGCTGCGCAGTTAAAAGGAAATCTTATGCTGATTGTGGGCGAATTGGACGACAATGTTGATCCTGCTTCGACGATGCAGTTTGCAAATGCTTTAATAAAAGCCAACAAGAATTTTGAACTGGTTACTGTTCCCGGAATGGGGCATTCAGCTGGAGGAGATTTTGGAGAACGAAAACGAAGAGATTATTTTGTACAGCATTTATTGGGAGTTACACCTCCTTCCTGGGATGAAATTTATAAAAAGTAA